A genome region from Hevea brasiliensis isolate MT/VB/25A 57/8 chromosome 9, ASM3005281v1, whole genome shotgun sequence includes the following:
- the LOC110656020 gene encoding cyclin-B1-2, which produces METPKTIAHEIGGIQNDALRFGLHGVKSDLVGAHPLESACQTAKKTQEEMRRKILANTYGSAFPLKMDLDRQILSRFQRPPGPIPSSMLGLKAHTGRLDDFGFEDYLNDPRESETFRTPDMHHGMEVRLGLSKGPVCPSFI; this is translated from the exons ATGGAAACGCCAAAGACAATTGCACATGAAATCGGAGGGATCCAAAACGACGCTCTTCGATTCGGCCTCCACGGCGTCAAAAGCGATCTCGTCGGAGCTCACCCTCTCGAATCCGCCTGCCAAACT GCGAAGAAGACTCAAGAGGAGATGAGAAGAAAAATCCTTGCAAACACATATGGCTCTGCCTTTCCACTCAAGATGGATCTTGATAGGCAAATTCTTTCGCG ATTTCAGAGGCCACCAGGACCAATTCCATCTTCAATGCTAGGCCTTAAGGCTCATACAGGAAGACTGGATGATTTTGGTTTTGAGGACTATCTGAATG ATCCTCGTGAATCTGAAACTTTCAGGACGCCAGACATGCATCATGGGATGGAAGTACGTCTTGGACTTTCCAAGGGACCCGTCTGCCCAAGTTTCATATAA